From Paenibacillus sp. PK3_47, the proteins below share one genomic window:
- a CDS encoding carbohydrate ABC transporter permease, which produces MNSSRYRPRNFMLEIIAILLALVFLSPFYLVLSNSVKGLKEILIDAASFPQVFQWSNYSKVWEAIDFPQAFWNSLLITLLSVIFIVLFSSTAAYQIVRKPSRFNAFVFLLLVSAMIIPFQSLMLQLVRVTSILELRGELYGIVACYLGFGMPLSVFLFHGFIKTVPFELEEAARVDGSNPYGVFFKIVFPLLLPIIVTVIILNTLWIWNDYLLPVLVIGGNKDLTTLPVAVTKFFGQYTKKWDLALAGLVMAITPILLFFLLLQRYIVEGVTTGSIKG; this is translated from the coding sequence ATGAACAGCAGCAGATACCGCCCCCGCAACTTTATGCTGGAGATCATCGCCATTCTGCTGGCGCTCGTGTTCCTGTCACCGTTCTATCTGGTGCTAAGCAATTCCGTCAAGGGACTGAAAGAGATTCTGATTGATGCCGCCTCCTTCCCGCAGGTGTTTCAGTGGAGTAACTATTCGAAGGTGTGGGAAGCTATCGATTTTCCGCAGGCCTTCTGGAACTCGCTGCTGATTACGCTGCTGAGCGTCATTTTCATTGTCCTGTTCAGCTCCACGGCCGCCTACCAGATTGTCAGAAAGCCTTCGCGCTTCAATGCTTTTGTATTTCTGCTGCTCGTCTCTGCGATGATCATCCCTTTCCAGTCGCTGATGCTGCAGCTGGTGCGGGTAACGAGTATTCTGGAGCTGCGCGGCGAGCTGTACGGGATCGTGGCCTGCTATCTCGGCTTTGGAATGCCGCTGTCGGTCTTCCTGTTCCACGGATTTATCAAAACCGTACCGTTTGAGCTGGAAGAGGCTGCCCGGGTGGACGGCTCCAATCCATACGGCGTCTTCTTCAAAATTGTTTTCCCGCTGCTGCTGCCGATCATCGTAACCGTGATCATTCTCAATACACTCTGGATCTGGAATGACTATCTGCTGCCGGTGCTGGTCATCGGGGGCAACAAGGATCTGACTACGCTGCCTGTTGCTGTGACCAAGTTCTTCGGCCAGTACACCAAAAAGTGGGATCTTGCCCTGGCAGGCCTGGTGATGGCCATTACGCCGATCCTCCTGTTCTTTCTGCTGCTGCAGCGTTATATTGTCGAAGGGGTTACTACAGGCTCCATCAAGGGATAA
- a CDS encoding sensor histidine kinase, translated as MFRNSIRTRLMALVLLASVIPSGISVTFSYFYTRQSVTEQSEKQNTKLLTLGESNLGSYFDTMNQRAMSMYSGINVPGSFYTTLLTAKSPDNIPADTSLPDNRAVISTQLFNLLLSDRNTYQIHLYVRAAQQSNLLHGGIFRRETNNSYVPAVNPDGSGRPFIEVTHMDHQYGVKSRFPNLKSGTVPVFTAHFPVYRAPSSEVLADLSFDFRLSELEGIMKSVYNADTEHLYVLNEQGQALFASDPEWIGKPVTAGWSRLPAGQDSGHYTWKKDGFNGIVMFQRIEEPLFKGSIIKLIPYEELYGDARVITRFNAVIGVIFLILGGITAVLISIGFTRPIKKLISFTQKVQIGQLDAHVDAEREDEFGLLTRKITGMTRTINELIVQEYRLELANKTNQLKALQAQVNPHFLYNALQSIASLSLRYNAPKIYELIYSLGSMMRYSMNTERAAVPLRDELEHVRNYVILQTERFGEENLRLDIDAEEAALGIIVPKMILQPIVENIFKHGFADGIHEAVISISCALDLQGCLNLTVQDNGKGLSPERLEEVTAGLQSSGRTGREEIGLINVLARLQLQMNSGAQLQLCSEEGAGLTVTLRIPLSPGE; from the coding sequence ATGTTCAGAAACAGCATCCGCACCCGGCTTATGGCACTTGTGCTTTTGGCCTCGGTGATTCCGTCCGGAATATCCGTTACCTTCTCGTATTTTTACACCAGGCAGTCGGTGACCGAGCAGTCCGAAAAGCAGAACACAAAGCTCCTGACGCTCGGAGAGTCTAATCTCGGCAGCTACTTTGATACCATGAACCAGCGGGCCATGTCGATGTACAGCGGAATTAATGTGCCCGGCTCGTTCTATACCACCCTGCTTACCGCCAAAAGTCCCGATAATATCCCTGCTGACACAAGTCTGCCCGATAACCGGGCGGTCATATCGACGCAGCTGTTTAACCTGTTGCTGTCCGACCGGAATACCTATCAGATTCATTTGTATGTCCGGGCTGCACAGCAGTCCAATCTGCTGCACGGCGGAATTTTCCGCCGTGAAACCAATAACAGTTATGTTCCGGCGGTCAATCCTGACGGCTCGGGCCGGCCGTTTATCGAAGTTACGCATATGGATCATCAGTATGGCGTGAAATCCCGTTTTCCCAACCTTAAATCAGGCACGGTGCCGGTTTTTACCGCACATTTTCCGGTATACCGGGCGCCCAGCAGTGAGGTTCTGGCTGATTTGTCGTTTGATTTCCGCCTGTCTGAGCTGGAGGGGATCATGAAATCTGTATACAATGCGGATACGGAGCATCTCTATGTGCTGAATGAACAAGGCCAGGCGTTATTCGCTTCAGATCCGGAGTGGATCGGCAAGCCGGTCACGGCAGGCTGGAGCCGGCTTCCGGCAGGGCAGGACAGCGGGCATTACACCTGGAAAAAGGACGGATTCAACGGAATTGTGATGTTCCAGCGGATAGAGGAGCCGCTGTTCAAAGGCAGCATCATCAAGCTGATTCCCTACGAAGAGCTGTATGGCGATGCGCGGGTCATTACCCGGTTCAATGCCGTCATCGGCGTAATCTTTCTGATTCTTGGCGGAATCACGGCGGTGCTGATTTCCATCGGATTCACAAGACCGATCAAGAAGCTGATATCCTTCACCCAGAAGGTGCAGATCGGCCAGCTTGACGCCCATGTCGATGCCGAACGGGAGGATGAATTCGGCCTGCTGACCCGCAAAATCACCGGGATGACCCGGACGATCAATGAGCTGATTGTCCAGGAATACCGCCTGGAGCTGGCCAACAAAACGAACCAGTTAAAAGCGCTGCAGGCCCAGGTTAACCCGCATTTCCTGTACAATGCGCTGCAGTCCATCGCCAGCCTGTCCTTGCGGTATAACGCGCCGAAGATCTATGAGCTCATCTATTCGCTGGGCAGTATGATGCGTTATTCGATGAATACGGAACGGGCTGCCGTGCCGCTCAGGGATGAGCTGGAGCATGTGCGGAATTACGTCATTCTGCAAACCGAGCGGTTCGGGGAGGAGAATCTGCGGCTGGATATTGACGCAGAGGAGGCTGCGCTGGGGATTATCGTACCAAAGATGATTTTGCAGCCGATTGTCGAGAATATTTTCAAACACGGCTTTGCGGATGGGATTCATGAAGCAGTCATCTCTATAAGCTGCGCCCTGGATCTGCAGGGCTGCCTTAACCTCACCGTTCAGGACAACGGCAAAGGGCTTTCACCTGAGCGGCTGGAGGAAGTTACGGCCGGTCTGCAGAGCAGCGGCAGAACGGGGCGGGAGGAAATCGGGCTGATCAATGTACTGGCCCGGCTGCAGCTGCAAATGAACAGCGGAGCGCAGCTGCAGCTGTGCAGTGAAGAGGGGGCGGGACTCACGGTTACACTGCGGATTCCGCTGTCTCCGGGAGAGTAA
- a CDS encoding Nramp family divalent metal transporter, with protein sequence MGEAPQTINHARNTTSAQAVLNGEVKGLKRLLPFLGPAFIASVAYLDPGNFATNITAGSKYGYLLLWVIFASNLMAVLIQSLSAKLGIATGKNLPEVARERFSKKTSIFLWIQSELVIIATDLAEFIGAALGLYLLFGIPMLPAALITAAGSFAILELQRRGYRTLEAGIAAMVMVVVLAFTFQVIMAKPDAGAVVTGIFTPQFQGVDSILLAAGILGATVMPHAIYLHSSLTQSRVVGQDDKEKKQIFKLEMIDIVIAMLIAGAVNMAMVIVSAALFFKNGLVVEDLDVAFEQFRQLAGPVTAISFGLGLLIAGLSSSSVGTMAGDVVMQGFINRRINLYLRRAITIIPPLAIIAFGINPTTALVMSQVVLSFGIAFALIPLVIFTSNRQIMNGLVNHRITTILGWMISALVVSLNLFLIVEMFV encoded by the coding sequence ATAGGGGAAGCGCCCCAAACTATAAATCATGCCAGGAACACAACGTCGGCACAGGCTGTATTAAACGGGGAAGTGAAGGGGCTGAAGAGACTGCTGCCCTTCCTGGGACCGGCTTTTATCGCTTCAGTGGCCTATCTGGATCCCGGGAATTTTGCGACAAATATTACGGCAGGCTCGAAATATGGATATCTGCTGTTATGGGTCATCTTTGCCTCCAATCTGATGGCCGTACTCATCCAGTCGTTGTCCGCCAAGCTCGGCATTGCCACAGGCAAGAACCTGCCGGAAGTAGCACGGGAGCGGTTCTCGAAGAAAACTTCGATTTTTCTGTGGATACAGAGTGAACTGGTCATTATTGCTACCGATTTAGCGGAATTTATCGGGGCAGCCCTCGGGCTGTATCTGTTATTCGGGATTCCGATGCTGCCCGCCGCACTGATTACAGCTGCCGGATCATTCGCTATTCTGGAGCTGCAGCGGCGCGGTTACCGTACGCTTGAGGCCGGAATTGCCGCGATGGTCATGGTTGTTGTGCTGGCCTTTACGTTTCAGGTAATTATGGCGAAGCCGGATGCAGGGGCGGTGGTGACCGGAATTTTTACGCCGCAGTTCCAGGGTGTGGACAGCATTCTGCTGGCGGCAGGAATTCTCGGGGCAACCGTTATGCCGCATGCCATTTATTTGCACTCCTCACTGACCCAGAGCCGGGTGGTGGGACAGGATGATAAAGAGAAAAAACAGATTTTTAAGCTGGAAATGATCGATATCGTTATTGCGATGCTGATTGCCGGTGCGGTGAATATGGCGATGGTTATCGTGTCTGCTGCCTTGTTCTTTAAGAACGGGCTTGTGGTTGAGGATCTGGATGTTGCCTTTGAGCAGTTCCGCCAGCTGGCCGGACCGGTTACTGCCATTTCCTTCGGGCTGGGCCTCCTGATTGCCGGACTGTCGAGCTCTTCGGTCGGAACCATGGCCGGTGACGTCGTGATGCAGGGCTTCATTAACCGGAGAATCAATCTCTATCTGCGCCGGGCCATTACAATCATTCCGCCGCTGGCGATCATTGCCTTCGGCATTAACCCGACCACTGCACTGGTGATGAGCCAGGTTGTTTTATCGTTCGGGATTGCCTTTGCCCTCATTCCGCTGGTGATCTTCACCAGCAACCGCCAGATCATGAACGGGCTGGTCAATCACCGGATAACCACCATTCTCGGCTGGATGATCTCTGCGCTGGTGGTGTCGCTGAATCTGTTCCTGATTGTGGAGATGTTTGTGTAA
- a CDS encoding response regulator: MKVLIVDDEKPVREAIRYFVPWDKYQISEVYEATNGQEATAIMQEQQPAVVFTDMRMPLMDGAQLLEWLHAHYPNTKTIVISGYQDFKYVKPAIVYGGTDYLLKPLNSRQLIEAAEHAFELWLAEEEERRLVRRQTMQLNVLRPLYWDKVLSDLLSGQGAFLEVKPALCGELAMPENASVCRIAVISLQGAHCRLLERLHGDAGLASFVLANVCNELLSPGSQGFAFRSWQAGAEVVMLFWAEGVQEAEDLLRRINESMLLTYGIQMDIGLSLAQPLPEGLQTAFLQAREALNGRNLLQKEERIHRYKELAPEKGPGEEFAAEPLLEKLRLAVLSGDDDKMEQAAGEWAGGLAGMSVLTESRMQRLQEEILVVLTRWRPEAEPALTLCYDREGLFSAEDWGNQLKALLLQLSRGNPQTPDARLVQEIREYLNQNYASDMTLQHIAERFFISRENVSRKFKGVTGENLSDYLTGLRVDKAKALLQHTNLRLSQIAELVGYEDEKYFSRVFKKATGQTPREYRRQ, from the coding sequence ATGAAAGTGCTGATTGTAGATGATGAAAAGCCTGTGCGGGAAGCCATCCGCTATTTTGTCCCCTGGGACAAATATCAGATCTCTGAGGTGTACGAGGCGACCAACGGACAGGAAGCGACCGCAATTATGCAGGAGCAGCAGCCGGCCGTAGTGTTTACGGATATGCGGATGCCGCTGATGGACGGAGCACAGCTGCTGGAGTGGCTGCATGCCCATTATCCGAATACGAAAACCATCGTGATCAGCGGTTATCAGGATTTCAAATATGTTAAGCCTGCGATTGTATACGGAGGCACGGATTATCTGCTGAAGCCGCTGAACAGCAGGCAGCTGATTGAAGCTGCCGAGCATGCCTTTGAATTGTGGCTGGCAGAAGAGGAGGAGCGCAGGCTGGTCCGCCGCCAGACTATGCAGCTGAACGTGCTCCGTCCGCTTTACTGGGACAAGGTACTCTCGGATCTACTCTCCGGACAAGGAGCGTTCCTGGAAGTAAAGCCGGCCTTATGCGGAGAACTGGCGATGCCGGAGAACGCGTCAGTCTGCCGCATTGCTGTTATTTCCCTGCAGGGTGCGCACTGCCGCCTGCTGGAGCGGCTGCATGGCGATGCCGGACTGGCTTCCTTTGTGCTGGCGAATGTCTGCAACGAGCTGCTCTCCCCCGGAAGCCAAGGCTTTGCCTTCCGGAGCTGGCAGGCCGGAGCTGAAGTCGTGATGCTGTTCTGGGCGGAAGGAGTCCAGGAAGCGGAGGACCTCCTGCGCCGTATTAACGAATCCATGCTGCTCACTTACGGCATTCAGATGGACATCGGCCTAAGCCTGGCGCAGCCTTTGCCGGAAGGGCTGCAGACCGCTTTCCTGCAGGCCCGTGAGGCGCTGAACGGGCGTAATCTCCTGCAGAAGGAGGAGAGAATCCACCGCTATAAGGAGCTTGCACCGGAGAAGGGACCCGGGGAGGAATTTGCCGCAGAACCGCTGCTTGAAAAGCTGCGGCTGGCTGTGCTGTCAGGCGATGATGACAAAATGGAACAGGCTGCCGGTGAATGGGCAGGAGGGCTTGCCGGAATGTCTGTACTTACGGAGAGCCGGATGCAGCGCCTGCAGGAGGAGATTCTTGTTGTGCTTACCCGCTGGAGACCGGAGGCTGAGCCTGCGCTTACGCTGTGTTACGACAGGGAAGGGCTGTTCTCTGCGGAAGACTGGGGCAATCAGCTTAAGGCGCTGCTGCTGCAGCTGTCCCGGGGCAATCCTCAGACGCCGGACGCCAGGCTGGTACAGGAAATCAGGGAGTATCTTAATCAGAACTATGCCAGTGACATGACCCTGCAGCATATTGCCGAACGCTTTTTTATCAGCAGGGAGAATGTGTCACGGAAGTTCAAAGGGGTCACTGGGGAGAATCTGTCCGATTATTTGACCGGACTCCGGGTAGACAAAGCCAAGGCGCTGCTGCAGCATACGAATCTGCGCCTGTCGCAGATCGCGGAGCTGGTCGGCTATGAGGATGAGAAATATTTCAGCAGGGTATTCAAAAAAGCCACCGGCCAGACGCCGCGGGAATACCGCAGGCAGTAA
- a CDS encoding extracellular solute-binding protein, whose translation MKRKSAFLLATVCTLIIAGCGNGGNTNSASNGTAANSGNTPTENTAEATAAPAKDVTIKMFQFKVEIAEQLNVLAEEYEKETGVKVEVETHGGGEDYGALLKAEIASGSEPEIFNNGGYTALVPYMDRATDLSDEPWAANLIPTSKAPATVDGKLYGMPMNVEGYGLIYNKDLFAQAGITEEPKTLTQLKDAAAKLKAAGITPFEATNEWWSMGIHLVNVGLAHQPDPKKFIEDVKAGTATIKGNAVFEQWLDLVDVIFDNAQDNKMTTDYATQVAEFASGKAAMMLQGNWTQGDIDKIDPALNLGLLPLPISDEEGTILVGVPNNYIVNSKSEHPEEAKAFLNWLVTSETGKQYITKEFKFIPAETDIEAAAEDIGQVAVAVQEKAATALGWNWDMFPDGVTQGFGAAMQEYLGGQIGRDQLLEKLDKAVQDIVKQ comes from the coding sequence ATGAAAAGAAAATCCGCATTCCTTTTGGCAACCGTTTGCACACTTATTATCGCAGGTTGCGGCAACGGCGGCAATACTAATTCCGCAAGCAATGGAACCGCTGCCAATAGCGGTAATACGCCAACCGAAAACACGGCTGAAGCGACCGCCGCTCCTGCCAAAGACGTGACGATCAAGATGTTCCAGTTCAAAGTGGAGATTGCCGAGCAGCTCAATGTCTTGGCCGAAGAATATGAGAAGGAAACCGGCGTCAAGGTTGAAGTGGAAACCCATGGCGGCGGTGAAGATTACGGTGCACTGCTCAAAGCGGAAATCGCCTCGGGCTCCGAACCGGAAATTTTCAATAACGGCGGATATACCGCGCTCGTCCCTTATATGGACCGTGCCACTGATCTCTCGGATGAACCCTGGGCTGCCAATCTGATCCCTACCTCCAAAGCTCCGGCCACTGTAGACGGCAAGCTGTACGGCATGCCGATGAATGTCGAAGGCTACGGCCTCATTTATAACAAAGATCTGTTCGCCCAGGCAGGCATTACGGAAGAACCGAAAACACTGACCCAGCTGAAGGACGCCGCCGCCAAGCTCAAAGCTGCCGGTATCACGCCGTTTGAAGCTACCAATGAATGGTGGTCGATGGGAATTCACCTCGTCAACGTCGGGCTCGCCCATCAGCCGGATCCGAAGAAATTTATCGAAGATGTCAAAGCAGGAACGGCAACGATCAAAGGCAATGCAGTGTTCGAACAGTGGCTTGATCTGGTAGACGTTATTTTTGACAATGCACAGGATAACAAGATGACAACAGACTATGCCACCCAGGTCGCTGAATTTGCCTCCGGCAAAGCGGCAATGATGCTCCAGGGCAACTGGACACAAGGCGATATCGACAAAATCGATCCTGCGCTGAATCTCGGCCTGCTCCCCCTCCCGATCAGCGATGAGGAAGGTACAATTCTTGTAGGCGTACCAAACAACTATATTGTGAACAGCAAATCCGAGCATCCGGAGGAAGCGAAGGCCTTCCTGAACTGGCTCGTGACTTCAGAAACCGGCAAGCAGTATATCACAAAGGAATTCAAATTCATCCCGGCGGAAACGGACATTGAAGCTGCGGCAGAAGACATCGGCCAAGTGGCGGTTGCCGTTCAGGAAAAGGCTGCTACGGCACTGGGCTGGAACTGGGATATGTTCCCGGACGGTGTAACCCAGGGCTTCGGCGCAGCCATGCAGGAATACCTCGGCGGCCAGATCGGCCGTGATCAGCTCCTGGAGAAGCTCGACAAGGCTGTGCAGGATATTGTGAAGCAGTAG
- a CDS encoding sugar ABC transporter permease, whose amino-acid sequence MRKALRLQNGWGQQIVFLGPCLLFFLTIVVTPFILGFYYSSTDWNGLDLDKAVWTGAANWRRILSDDKFWDSLLFTLRFTVISVIAANVLALLLAFMLMTTLKTKKLLRTVFFMPNVIGGILLGYIWQFIFTKGFATVGELTGISFFQLPWLGTPGTGFWGLVIVFVWQTAGYMMVIYIAALAGIPKDLVEAARIDGARAPQLFKSVYVPLIMPAITICLFLTTSNAFKMFDLNLSLTKGGPGTSTQSLAYNIYAEALINNRYGLGTAKALLFFAAVSLITVTQVWITKRKEVSA is encoded by the coding sequence ATGAGAAAAGCTCTACGCCTGCAAAATGGCTGGGGACAGCAAATTGTGTTCCTTGGGCCCTGCCTGCTCTTTTTCCTGACCATTGTGGTTACACCCTTTATTCTCGGCTTTTATTATTCTTCAACCGACTGGAACGGGCTGGATCTGGACAAAGCGGTCTGGACAGGCGCCGCCAACTGGAGACGGATTCTGAGTGACGACAAGTTCTGGGATTCGCTGCTCTTTACGCTGCGCTTCACGGTTATCTCCGTCATTGCCGCCAATGTGCTGGCGCTTCTGCTCGCTTTTATGCTGATGACCACACTGAAGACCAAGAAGCTGCTGCGCACTGTATTTTTTATGCCAAACGTCATTGGAGGTATTCTGCTGGGATACATCTGGCAGTTCATCTTCACCAAGGGCTTCGCGACGGTCGGCGAGCTTACCGGGATTTCCTTCTTCCAGCTGCCTTGGCTGGGTACGCCGGGTACCGGGTTCTGGGGCCTGGTTATCGTGTTCGTCTGGCAGACGGCCGGTTATATGATGGTTATTTATATCGCAGCACTGGCCGGCATTCCGAAGGATCTCGTTGAAGCCGCCCGGATTGACGGGGCACGCGCGCCGCAGCTGTTCAAAAGCGTCTATGTACCTTTAATCATGCCGGCCATCACGATCTGCCTGTTCCTGACGACCTCCAATGCCTTCAAAATGTTCGACCTTAACCTGTCGCTGACCAAAGGCGGCCCGGGCACGTCAACACAGTCGCTCGCTTACAACATTTATGCCGAAGCGCTGATCAACAACCGTTACGGATTAGGTACGGCCAAAGCCCTGCTCTTCTTCGCCGCGGTCTCACTGATTACAGTCACCCAGGTATGGATCACCAAACGAAAAGAGGTGTCCGCGTAA
- a CDS encoding glutamine--tRNA ligase/YqeY domain fusion protein yields the protein MSDINGAAPENYMEKLIREDVEHGVYGREICTRFPPEPNGYLHIGSAFAIHTNCDMARKFNGRFHLRFDDTNPLKEDMEYVRAIIEDINWLGCSPGEHVYYGSDYSGQIYNSAVSLIRKGKAYVCDLSPEEVTAYRGTLTEPGTDSPYRGRTVDENLRLFSGMKNGEYPAGAKVLRAKIDMGSPNINLRDPVLYRIIHAEHYRTGDTWCIYPMYDFAHPIQDAIEGVTHSLCSLEFKDHRPLYEWVLNELGVPEAPKQREFGRVNLTGVVTSKRYLRQLVAGNYVDGWDDPRLPTLRGLRRRGFTPESIGRFVREIGMVRNQTMVDFSLLEHCLRQDLKANAPSIMAVLDPLKVVITNYPEGASELLEIDNNSENKELGTRRVPFAGAVYIEREDFMEEPSPGFHRLTPGGEVRLKGAYFITCHEVIKDEATGEITELHCTYDPETKSGSGFTGRKVKGTLHWVPAAEAVAAEVRLYDKLLKDHEGPADDTASWGEVINPESVTILEKCLLEPCVQAAKPEDKFQFMRHGYFCVDNKLSNEQKLVFNRIVPLKDSWKANK from the coding sequence ATGAGCGATATAAACGGTGCGGCACCGGAAAATTATATGGAGAAGCTGATCCGCGAAGATGTGGAGCATGGCGTGTACGGCAGGGAAATCTGTACAAGGTTCCCGCCGGAGCCTAACGGGTATCTTCATATCGGCAGTGCTTTTGCCATCCATACGAACTGTGACATGGCCCGGAAATTTAACGGCAGGTTCCATCTGCGCTTCGATGATACCAATCCCCTCAAAGAAGATATGGAATATGTGCGGGCAATTATTGAAGATATCAATTGGCTCGGCTGCAGTCCGGGGGAACATGTATATTACGGCTCCGACTATTCCGGACAGATCTATAACAGCGCAGTGTCCCTGATCCGTAAAGGTAAAGCTTATGTCTGTGACCTGTCACCGGAAGAGGTTACGGCGTACCGCGGCACCTTGACCGAACCGGGAACCGACAGCCCGTACCGCGGGCGTACTGTTGATGAGAATCTGCGCTTGTTCAGCGGGATGAAGAACGGAGAGTATCCTGCCGGAGCCAAAGTGCTGCGGGCCAAAATCGACATGGGCTCACCGAACATCAACCTGCGGGACCCTGTGCTGTACCGGATTATCCATGCAGAACACTACCGGACGGGGGATACCTGGTGCATCTACCCGATGTATGATTTTGCCCATCCGATTCAGGATGCCATTGAAGGCGTGACCCATTCCCTGTGCTCGCTGGAATTCAAGGATCACCGTCCGCTCTACGAATGGGTGCTGAATGAACTGGGAGTGCCGGAAGCACCGAAGCAGCGGGAGTTTGGCCGGGTAAATCTGACGGGAGTCGTCACCAGCAAAAGATATCTGCGCCAGCTGGTTGCCGGGAACTACGTCGACGGCTGGGATGACCCGAGACTGCCAACATTGCGCGGACTGCGCAGAAGAGGTTTTACGCCGGAGAGTATCGGAAGGTTTGTCCGGGAGATCGGAATGGTCCGCAATCAGACAATGGTTGATTTCTCCCTGCTGGAGCACTGTCTGAGACAAGACCTTAAAGCAAACGCGCCAAGCATAATGGCCGTGCTGGACCCCCTCAAGGTAGTAATCACCAATTACCCTGAAGGAGCCTCTGAACTGCTCGAAATTGATAACAACAGTGAGAACAAAGAGCTGGGTACCCGAAGGGTTCCGTTCGCGGGAGCCGTCTACATTGAGCGGGAGGATTTCATGGAGGAGCCTTCCCCGGGCTTCCACAGGCTAACACCAGGCGGCGAGGTGCGGCTTAAAGGCGCTTATTTTATTACATGCCATGAAGTAATTAAGGATGAAGCAACCGGCGAGATCACCGAGCTGCACTGCACATATGATCCGGAAACGAAGAGCGGCAGCGGGTTTACCGGACGCAAGGTCAAAGGCACACTGCACTGGGTACCGGCTGCAGAAGCGGTTGCAGCTGAGGTCCGTCTCTATGATAAGCTGTTAAAGGATCACGAGGGGCCTGCTGACGATACAGCGTCATGGGGAGAGGTCATCAACCCGGAATCTGTCACCATCCTGGAAAAATGTCTGCTGGAGCCCTGCGTGCAGGCTGCCAAGCCGGAGGATAAATTTCAATTCATGCGCCACGGTTATTTCTGTGTGGACAACAAGCTGTCCAATGAACAGAAGCTGGTGTTCAACAGAATTGTTCCGCTGAAGGATTCGTGGAAAGCTAATAAGTAG